In Sphingomonas sp. SUN019, the genomic window CCCGCTTCCTCGCGCGCCGCGGTGGTGAGGTATTGCGGGGTGCGGATGCCGGCGACGACGTCCTCGCCCTGCGCGTTGATCAGAAATTCGCCATAGTAGGCGCGGTCGCCCTTGGCAGGATCGCGGGTGAAGGCGACGCCGGTGGCGCTGGTGTCGCCCATGTTGCCGAACACCATCGCCTGCACGTTGACCGCGGTGCCCCAGCTTGCGGGTATGTCGTTGAGACGGCGATAGACTTTCGCGCGTTCGGACTGCCACGACCCGAACACCGCACCGACCGCGCCCCAGAGCTGATCGTGCACATCCTGCGGGAAGGGCTTGCCCCATTCCTCTTCGACGAGCGATTTATACTCGTCGACCAGCGCCTTCAGATCGTCGGCGGAGAGTTCGGTGTCGAGGTAGAAGCCGCGGTCTTCCTTGGTAATTTCAAGCGCTTCCTCGAAATTTCCGTGATCGAGTTCGAGCACGACATCGGCGTACATCTGGATGAAGCGGCGGTAGCTGTCCCAGGCGAAGCGCGCGTCGCCGGAGGCGGCGGCGAGGCCCTCGACGGTCTGGTCGTTCAGGCCGAGGTTGAGGACGGTGTCCATCATCCCCGGCATCGACACGCGCGCGCCGCTGCGGACCGAGACGAGCAACGGGTCTGCGGCGTCGCCGAAGGTCTTGCCCGTAACCTGTTCGATATGCGCGATACCGTTTGCAACCTCATCGCGCAGGCCTTGTGGGAATTGCTCGCCTTCGTCGTAGTACGTCGCGCACATTTCGGTGCTGATCGTGAAGCCGGGCGGGACGGGAAGCCCGATCGAAGCCATTTCGGCCAAGTTCGCGCCCTTGCCCCCGAGCAGGTTCTTGTCGCCCTTCCCCCCATCCGACACGCCGCCACCGAAGCGATACACGTATTGCGTCATCTGCAATCCCTAAGTCGTTGATTTGCCGGGGAGGCGAAATGGAAAGTTAGTCTAAGGTTAGGCCAACGCGCTATCCGTCGATCTTCGAAAAGTCGGCGACATTGTGCACTGCAGCACGAACCCGTGCAAGCAGCGCGAGCCGAGCGGCCCGCATTTCGGGGTCGGGATCGTTGACGGTCACGGTCTCAAAGAACGCATCGATCGGCGCACGCAGCGTGGCGAGCGCAGTCATCGCAGCGGCGAAGTCCTCGTCCGCGACCGCGTGGGCGGCGGCGGGTTCGGCGGCGTCGAGCGCGGTGATTAGGTCCGCTTCCGCTTTTTCGGGCGTGTAGGAAAGTTGTTTCGGCGCGTCGATCGCCTCACCACCGTCGTCATTCCCGCGAATGCGGGAATCCATAGTCGCTGATCCATCGGCTACATCCGGGCCGTCGTGATTATGGACCCCCACCTTCGCGGGGGTGACGGTGGATGTTATGAGGGTGGGATACCCCTCCTTCTTCAAAATATTCGCCGCCCGCTTGTATCCCGCGAGCAAATTCGCTCCGTCCGCGGTCCCGACGAACGCCTGCAGCGCGCGGACGCGGGCGAGCAGGCGGACGAGATCGTCTTCGCCACCGAGTGCAAACACCGCGTCGATCAGGTCGTGGCGGACGCCTGCCTCGCGTTGCTGGACTTTCAGGCGATCGGCGAAGAAGCTGATCATGCTCCGCAAAGCACGTTCTGTCGGCTCAACGAAAAATTTGCGCTGTCCCTCTTCGCCGGCAGCCTGATCAAGCAAGTTGGCCGAAAGAGACTGAATGTCCTCTGCGTCCACTTTCACGCCAGCAGCGCGGAGCACGGCGACAACATTCTCAAGTTTGTCCGCCTGTATATTCCCCAGCGAGCGACCGGCAAAGATCGCAAGGCTGAACTGTGCGGCGTTTCCGATTTCGAGCCTGATATTGAGATCAACAATAATCCGAATGATGGCTAGAGCAGCTCGCCTGAGCGCGTATGGGTCGCGCGAACCAGACGGCATTTCATTGATGAAAAAGAAAGTCGCCAACGTATCCAGCTTGTCCGCCAGCGACACCGCGACCGTTACGGGCGCGGTGGGGACGTCGTCGCCCTGCCCGACCGGTTTGTAATGGTCGCGGATCGCGGCGGCGACGCGGGGGTCTTCGTTTTGCGCGGTGGCGTAATAGCCGCCCATCAGGCCCTGGAGTTCGGGGAATTCGCCGACCATGCCGGTGACGAGGTCGGCCTTGCACAGGCGCGCGGCGCGTTCGGCGAGGGTGGCGAGTTCTACTCGATCCTCCCCTGCAAGGGGAGGTGGCGCGGAGCGCCGGAGGGGTGTCGCGCTATCTAGAGGGTGATACCCCTCCGTCTCGCTACGCGAGCCACCTCCCCTTGCAGGGGAGGATGAGATTATCCCCTCTTCCACCAGCCATCGTGCCAGTTTCGCGACGCGGTCGACTTTGTCCGCGACCGTTCCAAGTTTTTCGTGGAAGACGATCTTCTTCAGCTTCTCCGCCTGGTCTTCCAGCGGCACCTTCAGGTCGGTGTCGTAGAAGAAGCGCGCGTCGCTCAATCGCGCGGCGAGCACCTTGCGGTTGCCCTCGACGATCGTCGCGCCGCCGTCGGTGGCGTCGATGTTGGCGGTGCAGATGAAGGCGTTGGCCAGTCGCCCTTCGGCATCGTTACACACGAAATACTTCTGGTTCACGCGCGCCGTCAGCTGGATCACCTCGGGCGGGACGGTCAGATATTCCTGGTCGAAGCGGCCGAGCAGCGGCACGGGCCATTCGGTCAGCCCGGCGTTCTCGATCAGCAGCCCTTCGTCGCGGACGAGCGTGAGGCCCGCCTTCGCCGCGGCCATCTGCGCGCCGATCGCGATGATCGACTGGCGTTCGTCCTGGTCGACGATGACGTGGCAGGCGCGGAGTTTCTCGGCGTAATCGGCGGCGTTGCCGATCGTGATGACGCCGGGGTGGTGGAAGCGGTGGCCGACCGTCGCCGCGCCGCTGATTATCCCGGCGATTGCGCACGGCACCACGTCGTCGCCGAACAGCGCGACGATGCCCTGCAACGGGCGGACCCATTTCAGGCTCTCGGTGGTGGTCGAGGCCGCGCCCCAGCGCATCGATTTGGGCCAGGGAAAGGCGCGGACGATGGCGGGGATCGCCTCGGCCAGCACGTCGGCGGTCGCGCTACCGGGCTTTTCGGTGATCGCGTAGAGGACGCCGTCACGTTCGGTCAGTTGGTCGCGGGTCAGGCCGGTTTTCCGGAGGAACCCTTCCAGCGCTTGTGCGGGAGCGGCGGTCTTTGGGCCTTTCATTTCCTCGCTTACGGCCTGCGTCGCGGCGGGGAGGCCGCGGGCAATGAGTGCGAGGCGGCGGGGGGTGGCGTAGGTCACGGTCCCGGTTGCGCTCAAGCCGGATTTGGCGAGTTCTGCGGCGAAGAGTTTCGCAAGGTCTTCACGCGCGCGCGCCTGCATCCGCGCGGGGATCTCTTCAGAGCGGAGTTCTAGGAGGAAATCGGTCATTTTCAAATCCTCCCCGGGACGGGGAGGTGGCAGCCCGCAGGGCTGACGGAGGGGCAGCCAAGCAGGTGTGGCGCTTGTGGCTGCCCCTCCACCGCTTCGCGGTCCCCCTCCCCGTTCCGGGGAGGATTTAGAAGGACCATCACGCTGCCCACCCGTTGCGATCCATCCAGGCCTGGCAGCTTGCCTTCGCGAGGTCGCGGACGCGGCCCATGTAGGCTTGGCGTTCGGCGACGGAGATGACGCCGCGGGCTTGCAATAGATTGAACGTGTGGCTGGCCTTGATCGCTTGTTCGTACGCCGGGATCGGGAGTTTGGCGGCTAGTGAGTTCTCGCTTTCGGCGACCGCCTTGCGGAACAGGTCGAACAGAGTGTCGGTGTCGGCGACCTCGAAGTTCCACGTCGACATCTGCTTCTCGTTCTCGAGAAACACGTCGCCATACGATACGCCGGCATCGTTGAACGCCAGATCGTACACATTATCGACGTTCTGGATGTACATCGCCAGACGCTCCAGCCCGTAGGTCAGTTCGCCCGCGACGGGCTTCATGTCGAAGCCGCCCATCTGCTGGAAATAGGTGAATTGCGTCACCTCCATCCCGTCGCACCACACCTCCCAGCCGAGGCCCCAGGCACCGAGTGTGGGCGATTCCCAATCGTCCTCGACGAAGCGGATGTCGTGCAGGCTCATGTCGACGCCGATCGCGGACAGGCTGCCGAGGTAGAGTTCCTGCAAATCGGGCGGGCTGGGCTTCAGGATCACCTGATATTGGTAATAATGCTGCAGCCGGTTCGGGTTCTCGCCATAGCGGCCGTCGGTCGGGCGGCGGCAGGGCTGGACGAAGGCGGCGTTCCAGGTGTCCGGGCCGAGCGCGCGCAGCGTCGTGGCGGGATGGAACGTGCCCGCGCCCATTTCCATGTCGTACGGCTGCAGGATCACGCAGCCGCGATCTGACCAATATTGGTGGAGCCGCAGAATCATCGCCTGAAACGAAAGCGGCTTCACGTTTTCCGTAGTTGTTGAGGGGACGTTCATCGCGGGCGGGCAATG contains:
- the glyS gene encoding glycine--tRNA ligase subunit beta — translated: MTDFLLELRSEEIPARMQARAREDLAKLFAAELAKSGLSATGTVTYATPRRLALIARGLPAATQAVSEEMKGPKTAAPAQALEGFLRKTGLTRDQLTERDGVLYAITEKPGSATADVLAEAIPAIVRAFPWPKSMRWGAASTTTESLKWVRPLQGIVALFGDDVVPCAIAGIISGAATVGHRFHHPGVITIGNAADYAEKLRACHVIVDQDERQSIIAIGAQMAAAKAGLTLVRDEGLLIENAGLTEWPVPLLGRFDQEYLTVPPEVIQLTARVNQKYFVCNDAEGRLANAFICTANIDATDGGATIVEGNRKVLAARLSDARFFYDTDLKVPLEDQAEKLKKIVFHEKLGTVADKVDRVAKLARWLVEEGIISSSPARGGGSRSETEGYHPLDSATPLRRSAPPPLAGEDRVELATLAERAARLCKADLVTGMVGEFPELQGLMGGYYATAQNEDPRVAAAIRDHYKPVGQGDDVPTAPVTVAVSLADKLDTLATFFFINEMPSGSRDPYALRRAALAIIRIIVDLNIRLEIGNAAQFSLAIFAGRSLGNIQADKLENVVAVLRAAGVKVDAEDIQSLSANLLDQAAGEEGQRKFFVEPTERALRSMISFFADRLKVQQREAGVRHDLIDAVFALGGEDDLVRLLARVRALQAFVGTADGANLLAGYKRAANILKKEGYPTLITSTVTPAKVGVHNHDGPDVADGSATMDSRIRGNDDGGEAIDAPKQLSYTPEKAEADLITALDAAEPAAAHAVADEDFAAAMTALATLRAPIDAFFETVTVNDPDPEMRAARLALLARVRAAVHNVADFSKIDG
- a CDS encoding glycine--tRNA ligase subunit alpha, translated to MILRLHQYWSDRGCVILQPYDMEMGAGTFHPATTLRALGPDTWNAAFVQPCRRPTDGRYGENPNRLQHYYQYQVILKPSPPDLQELYLGSLSAIGVDMSLHDIRFVEDDWESPTLGAWGLGWEVWCDGMEVTQFTYFQQMGGFDMKPVAGELTYGLERLAMYIQNVDNVYDLAFNDAGVSYGDVFLENEKQMSTWNFEVADTDTLFDLFRKAVAESENSLAAKLPIPAYEQAIKASHTFNLLQARGVISVAERQAYMGRVRDLAKASCQAWMDRNGWAA